The Dioscorea cayenensis subsp. rotundata cultivar TDr96_F1 chromosome 11, TDr96_F1_v2_PseudoChromosome.rev07_lg8_w22 25.fasta, whole genome shotgun sequence genomic interval TTACTCTCCTACTTCCATGTGATGCAAGTGAAAGAATATGAAACCATTGAATGGGAGCTTGCTTTCAGGTTGGCAAATTGGTTTGCATTTGGAAATATCACTTGTGTTCAAGTTGTCCATCTTTGTTGATCCTGTAAATGTTCAAATGTTATGCtgtgaaatataaatataattactgtCCATGAAAGCTGTCAGAAtttctcttgtttatttgtttaaatttatgtattaatCAGAGAGATTTATGTAATTTCAGTGTTTGAATGAGTCTATTGTGTTATATTCTTATTGTTATTTGaaggaaataaataacaatgaaacGCACACACACGAATCCGAATGCATCCGTGTGTAAATCCCGAGGCAACTCCATATGACGTCATCTTCATATCGGATTCGGGATTGATAACGGATCTTGTCTCAAAAGAATCCGAACCCGTTAAGGAGTTTCAAATCTGTGGATCGATCATCCCTCGCTTTTTCTCTCGAGACGAAGCTCCAACACCCCATTTTTCCAgtgctagggttagggttagggttagggtttttggttCTCTCGCTGGTGATGGATCTCTCGCCGGAGACCGATGAGTACATCCGTGAATCCATTGAGGACTCTGTCGGCCTCCCCATCCCTGCTCGGACTCTCCGCCTCAAACTCATCGCCTCCGAGGATGAGCGCCACCGCCTGCAGGACCATATTTTTCTCCTCGGTGATCGCCTTGAAGATGCTGAGCGGCGGCTGGAGGAGTGCCGGGTCTGATCCATTGAACCTCTTGTTTCCCCGATCTtgattttagggtttttggttTGGGCTCTGATGGGTGATCTTGGGGCTCTTCGTTGTGGAATAGGTGGAGGCGAGTATGAATGCACTGGAGCTGAGGAAGTGCATCGAGGAGAAGGCAGCGATGATCTCGGAACATCGGGCATTGACCGAACATTGCGCCTGTCTGGAAGAAGAGTGCTTGCGGTATGAGCGGGATCTCAAGAGGCTTATGGAGGCTTGTGATGAGTTGGGAAAGGAGAACGATGCTCTCCAAGAATGTCTTCTGGATAACTCGGTGAGATCACTGTCATTGCCCTTTTGGAATTTGATGGAGATACTAATCTTGCTTAATTGAAAAAAAGGGTGAAAAAAACAGCAATCttgcattttgttttttcaGTTTATGTGTTTATATTCATTGAATTACCTTGATTAgataattggattttttttcagGCCTGAGAATCCCCCAATGTGAGAAATTGTTAATGATATTATCTTGAGTCGAtcctcttgtttttctttgttattgcAAATGATATAATTAGCTTCAATACAATGAGGCTATATAGCCTTCTCTATCACAAACCTAAATCTGGTCTTGAAGTGGGAATTGTTCTAACCTGTGTGGTTCTGAGATCTATATTTACTCAATTGTGATTTTAATCGGGAAATTGTTCAGTTGAGTAGAAAAGGCAAGTTTTGGACTGTGCAATGGCCTCTCTATGATCAGAgacttgtttttattatcttCTTGTCTTAAATTTGAGAACTTCATATGATggtgattttgtttcaaaattttctgTATGCGCTAGGTTGTGAGATTAGTGGATGAAATTGGGTTACTGAAACAGGATAAGCAACAAATGAGGATCAATCTTTGCAGAGCTGAAGACGAGGTAAAAATGTAAAtgagctttttatttttcttcccttttttgtGACtgcaaatcaaaatataatctGTTTGCTTCCTTCTAGGTTAAGGCACTCTTTGAGGAAAATAAACTCCTGGACCAAGAGAATAGGAGGTTGTTGGCGCAGTTAAAAAGAAAGACAGCACCAAGAAACTGATGACCAACATTCTGCTGGTGCTTCTGTTgaggtaagaaaaaaaaattcatattttttaattttgagttttgcTGGTCCTAATTCTGAACGATGGTAGATGTGCTTACTGGAGCTAAGTCATTGTTTGTATCTGTAAGGCATATAACCAGAGTGAGTAATTCACCCCCatcaaaaacaatttttgaaGTCTCTGAAAATCAATGGTTCAGGTGATTTTTGAGTAATATTATGTCATTCATATATGTAGCTTGGTGGGTCTATAGGTCCTTTTAGTTGTTAATATCCGCATGCCATTCTTAGGTTAGTTGTTTGACGCCCACACACCATTATTCCCAGAACTTTAAAAGTTGTGTCAAGCTGGATGAATACAGAAAATGTTCAGGTGTCATCCTGTTCACCAGCTCCGTCTTTAAAAGTTGTCAAGCTTGATGAATACTACATTACTACTTTGTTGTATCATGACAACATCAACATGATACATGATTGACGTGTTTTGAGTCGTGTGTGGAAGACTGGCAACAGAGGATCCTGTCTATATTCTTAATCTTATATTAGATGTTCCTTGTTATGCTTGATCTGCTCTTTTGTCAGTTATGGGAATTACTTGGATACCAGAAGTCTAAACAAAGTGAcatacttatattttttattgtttgcagGGAAAGCCAAAATCAACATTAAAGGGAGGAGGCAACCCTGAACAAGCTCCGGATCCTCAAAATAAAGGTACACCTAGAAAACCATTGTCTCCCCTGCAGCATAATTAATTGGCCCGTTGATAAGAAATTAGAGACGCAAATGACTGTTATCCAGTTTCCAACCCAGTGCTTGTACATGTTAATGCCCTGTTTTTCTGAGTTTCTATACTACAGGGCACAATAGAAGCATTTGTAGCTAATATCATATCCCAACTTGCTCTGCTAGGTATTACCCGCGCCACTCTGATtgactcatttttattttgggtgCAAATGAACTCTGGTCTGATTGTAGATTCTCAGGGATAATCAGATAATATATACTTTTCGTTTTGGAGGAAATTGAAGATTTCCAAATGTTGTTTAGCCAattaaatataactttataatatttgttaatgatATCTTAATTCATTGACCTGAATTTTTCTATAAAGTGTTTATATCCTTGTCAAAAAAGATTGGAATCTCAATTCATTAGAGTAATTCATCAGAGTAAGAGCACAGATGTCGAGATGATAATTTCATATCTGCATATCTTCGACAAATAATTTACTcacatttcataaaaaaaaaatttttaatacctGGATAAAGGAGGGGAAGGACATTTAAGGGGAAGtatgtgtttgattttttttttttaattcatttttataaatattttggtcCAAAAATAACCGCAAATGTTTTTCCTactctttatatatttatatataaagttttttttttatataaattatatattacaagttgaaaacaattgatggctataattttttttccgaTGAAACACATTTGCTTCCTAAACTAAACACCCATTCCTACAAAATTCCATAGGTAATTTTGTAATACTAAATTTCATAAGAATGAATactattcctatggaatttagggCCATCCAAACTGGCCCTAAATATGTTTGTCATATCAAAAaagttaatttgtttaattcagATGCCAAAATCATTGGCGTACATCAAAACAACCTTGTGATCCCACCGGTGATTACAAACAAAAACACTcaagtaaaacaataaattatagcCAAATATCATGGTAACGGACCATACTCTTCACTATGATATTGAATTGAACCTTCTCAAGGGTAAAACCCCAAATAAACTAAACTGCGAGGTAACTAAACAATGTGTTTGGCATATGCCAGCCAtaccaatgaaatcaaaatttagtATCATGCCAAATTGCATTTGTCTCACTTAACACCATCTTTTTGGAAATCATGACATGGACGTAAGCAATCGATCAAACCGACCTTCGAATAAATGAAAATCAATAGCCAAACTGCTGCCCACTTTATTTGGGGcgcaatataaataaaaccaaaattttgtCTAAAATAACCTCCAATGTGCAGCCAGACAGTAGCTCACCAATGGCCGATCATGCTGCTGCAGATTGTTTGTGATCGGAATCTTCAATGTTTAATGCTTCCAACAGCTTTGGCCAGGACTCTGAAATTCCTCCGGGTAGATCGAACTCTTGTAGTTTTCCTCGACTAGTATAGAACTCCTCCACCGGTTTGCTCTGCACAGAGATTCCAATTATTTTCAACTTAGAGCAGAAATCTGAAACATGAATCAGGTATATTCTTGCTACACAGAGATGCCAAGTGGATGAACAATTGATACTGATGGTAAAAATTACTGTGTGAAATTAGTAAATACGACAAGAGCTTGTAGCTAATAATCATGGGAATATCACGTGTGAGGTTACACACATATTAGTCCATGCAAGTTACATTGCACCATTTGAACAAAACATATTCCATCAACCAGGTGAACTTCTATTTTAGCtgtaaaaatatgtttatttaagGAAGATTGTGGtttagtatttcatttttatttacattttgtaCTAATCAAAACAGGTAACAATGGTTAAATGCAAAGCATGACAAGACCATACTAATGAAATTATCAAGATTGTTACCAACAAATTACCACTCTTCTTCATTGCATGAAAGGTCTCATTTGCTAATCTTAAATAATGCCTGGCAAAGCCCTTAGAATTGCTTTAGCATCTAAAAGTTGATCATGTTACTCATTCGAGCCTCAAGTCAATGGTGTTTGGCAAGAGTCGAAAGACAGATTCTGACCATTTGGATTCCCAGTTATTTGGTAATCTAGGGGTAAATTTAGATTAGCTAATTTCAGCTCACATGAATAGGTAACAATAGAGAGCTATCAAAGTGCCTGACACTGCAGTTTATAATGATCTTGGTAGTTTGATTTTCTTCAGATGCCTTGTAAGTAATCTTGAGAGCAACATACATCCACATTAAATAATTAGATGAATAAACATTCTACAGCAAACAATAGAGCATGAAAGATTGATCACTACTATGTTTTGAACTTTCTCCATATTGAAGTATGATGTCTAAAGttataaaacttaattataCTACGCATGTTcataaagaaacaaagaaatattaGCTTATGGAGAAAATGACAAGATGAAAGTTATGAAATACCATTTCATTGTATATCCGGAGGCGCTCTTTCACCACCTCTTCAGTATCATCAGATCGAGTAATGAGCTTTGAGGTGCAGTGTGAGGGAGGGAGGAGTGGGGCCATATAGATACCAGGCATTCCATTTTCCCCCTTGACACTAATGGAGGCAACATTGAAGTTCCCTCCACATTGGCTGCAAATTCTTCTCCCAAGGCATTTTTCAATCAGCACATCTTCTCTTAGCTTGAGATTGAGCACCAAGTCTAAGTCAGTCACTCCCTCCAGTATTTCCTACATTTTGTTTACACATATCAATTGCTAAACATCACTGGAACAGAATTCTCTGATATTCTAGCATAAAAGGATCCGATCACCTGCTTTAGCTAGCACACAAACTGAGGGTGCAACATATATATCCTAGGCATTTTATGATCTAGTACAGCAATCCTTCTGGAGTTGTGGGCAAGAAGgattataatttgaattttatcatTACTCTTATCTTAGCTTTATTTGTGAACTGATTGTGGGGTTCCACCAGCCATTCTACAAGTCTTCCAGGAACTAGAGTAAAGCATTATAAGACAGATTTATCTAATTAACAAGATACAGTGATTCATACACATAAATTCATTATTATGGGATGCATGATAGCAATTTCTAATGCTTCACAATCAGTATAAATTGGATTAGGAGATGCTTACAGCTTGCCTAATTGTCCGAGGAAAACCATCAAGAATGAATCCTGATTCACCTTTAGCAGCCCCATTCTCAAGTCGTTTGGATAGCAGATCTATTACTATTTCATCAGACACCAATTTGCCTTGATTCACAATGGCAGCAAGCTGTAAAATGGAacagaaaaaataacaaaataaaactcacTTGCCTTACATAAACACTTTCAATCtctttatagaaaataaaatccaacaaaatTGAATGCAATACAAATGTAAGTACAGTAAATTTTACCAACTTAAAAACTGTTGCAAACTTTGTCTTTATCCCACTGAAATTTTTGTTTCATGTGAAGTGAATGCTACATTCATCATCTCAATAAAGCATGTTCTTTCAAAGTTCAAACAACATATAGTAACTACAGTAACCACATTTTCAGCATATAAGAATGCATTGAACCATAAAACTACAATTTTtcagaaaaacaataataaaaagctCAACTTTTCagtgagaaagaaaaaaaaaaccatttatcATCCTCACATGCTCAAAGTAGTAAACGCA includes:
- the LOC120272669 gene encoding uncharacterized protein LOC120272669, with amino-acid sequence MDLSPETDEYIRESIEDSVGLPIPARTLRLKLIASEDERHRLQDHIFLLGDRLEDAERRLEECRVEASMNALELRKCIEEKAAMISEHRALTEHCACLEEECLRYERDLKRLMEACDELGKENDALQECLLDNSVVRLVDEIGLLKQDKQQMRINLCRAEDEVKALFEENKLLDQENRRLLAQLKRKTAPRN